From Nocardioides faecalis:
CGCCGACGTCGTACGGCTGAACACCGACGGCGAGTCCTAGCCAGCGCCCGCACCGACCCGCAGGTCCCTCACCACCCTCGAAGAGAACACGGAGATCTCCATGACAACCACCTTCCGGCGCGGCCGAGTGGCCCTGGCCTGCCTGACCCTGGTCGCGGTCTCCGCCCTGGCCGGCTGTGGCGAGGACGACGACAAGGAGACCGAGGCCGTCGAGAAGCTCGGCGACCCCGAGGGCGAGGTGTCGATCCTGGCGTGGCCGGGCTACGTCGAGGACGGCAGCAACGACCCGAAGGTCGACTGGGTGACCCCGTTCGAGGAGGAGACCGGCTGCCAGGTGACGAGCAAGGTCTACGGCACCTCCGACGAGGCGCTCAACCTGGCCAAGTCCGGGGAGTACGACGTCATCGCGGCCTCCGGCGACCTGTCGCTGCGCCTGATCGCCTCCGACGAGGCCCAGGAGATCAACACCGACCTGGTGCCCAACTACGCCAACGTCTACGACTTCCTCAAGGACACCGAGTGGAACACCGTCGACGGCAAGAACTACGGCGTCCCGCACGGCTACGGCGCCAACCTGCTGATGTTCGACAAGAAGCGCTTCGACAAGGCGCCGACGTCGTGGGGCGCGGTGTTCGAGGAGGAGCAGCTGAAGCCGAACAAGGGCAAGGTGACCGCCTACGACTCGCCGATCTACATCGCCGACGCCGCGCTGTACCTGATGAAGACGCAGCCCGACCTGGGCATCGAGAACCCCTACGCGCTCGACCAGGAGCAGCTCGACGCCGCGGTCGACCTGCTCAAGACCCAGCGTGCGTACGTCGGGGAGTACTGGTCGGACTACCTCAAGGAGATCCAGGCCTTCGAGACCGGTGACTCGGTGGTCGGCACCACCTGGCAGGTGATCAAGAACAACGTCAAGAACCCCGACGTCGAGGTCGTCCTGCCCGACGAGGGCGCCACCGCCTGGAACGACACCTGGATGCTGTCCTCGCAGGCGAAGAGCCCGAACTGCGCCTACGCCTGGATGGACTACATCCTGAGCCCGGAGGCCAACGCCCAGGCCACCGAGTACTTCGGTGAGGCGCCGAACAGCCCGCAGGCCTGTGACAAGACGACCGACCCGAAGCACTGCGAGACCTTCCACGCCGGTGACGAGGCCTACGCCGAGCGGCTGTGGTTCTGGCGCACCCCGGTGAAGGAGTGCCTGGACGGGCGCACCGACGTCGAGTGCACCGACTACGCCGCGTGGACCCAGGCCTGGACGGAGATCAAGGGCTGAGGGATGAGCGCTCCGAGCACCGCGCCCACCCGGGCGCCGGCCCCCGCCGAGGTACGGGGGCCGGTGGCCCGGCCGGCGTCGCGGCTGCTGCACCGGTGGGTGTGGCTGCGCCTGGTGCTGCTGCTGTCGGCGCCACTGGCCTGGATGGTGCTGGTCTACGTCGTCGCGCTGACGGCGCTGCTCATCACCGCGTTGTGGTCAGTGAACAGCCTGACCAGCGAGATCGACCGCACCTGGACCCTGGAGAACTTCCGCACTCTCGTCGAGAACGAGGTCTACCGCAACGTCACGCTGCGCACCGTCGGCGTCGCGCTCGCCGTGACCGTGATCGACGTGACGATCGCGCTGCCGATCGCCTTCTACATGGCCAAGGTCGCGAGCCCGCGGATGCGCCGGATCCTGGTGGTCGCGGTGCTCACCCCGCTGTGGGCCAGCTACCTGGTCAAGGTCTTCGCCTGGCGGGTGGTCCTCTCCGAGGGCGGCCTGCTGGAGTGGTCGGGGATCGCCAACCCCGGCTACGGACTGGGCGCCGTCGTCATCGCGCAGTCCTACATCTGGCTGCCCTACGTGATCCTGCCGATCTTCGCCGCCCTCGACCGGGTCCCCGACTCCCTGCTGGAGGCCGCCGGCGACCTCGGCGCCCCGGCCGGGATGGTCATCCGCACGATCGTGCTGCCCCTGCTGGTGCCGGGCATCGTCGCCGGCGCCATCTTCAGCTTCTCGCTGACGATGGGTGACTACATCACCGTCAACATCGTCGGCGGCACCAGCCAGATGCTCGGCAACCTGGTCTTCCTCAACGCCGGCGCGGCCAACAACCTGCCGCTCGCCGCGGCCATCGCGATGATCCCGATCGTGGTGATGATCGTGCTGCTCACCGCGATCCGTCGTACGGGCGCCCTGGAGAACCTCTGATGAACCTCAGCGCCCCCGCCCGCCGCCTGCTCGCCGCGCTGACCTTCGGTGTGCTCGCCCTCGTCTACCTGCCGCTGCTGGTGGTGGTCGCCAACTCGGTCAACGCCAACCAGTCGATGACCTGGCCGCCGTCCGGGCTCACCCTGGAGTGGTGGCGCCGGGCCGCGGACAGCAGCGGTGCCCGCGAGGCGCTGTTGACCAGCCTGCAGGTGGCGGCGGTCGCCACCTGCATCGCGCTCGTGCTGGGCACGCTGCTGGCGTTGGCCCTGCAGCGCTACTCGTTCTTCGGCAAGCACACCGTCAACCTGCTGGTGATCCTGCCGATCGCGCTGCCCGGGGTGGTCACCGGCATCGCGCTCAACAACGGCTTCCGCGCGATCATGGGCGTGGACCTGTCGCTGTGGACGATCGTGGTGGCGCACGCGACCTTCTGCATCGTGACCGTGTTCAACAACGTCCAGGCCCGGCTGCGCCGGCTGGGCACCAGCCTGGAGGAGGCCTCAGCCGACCTCGGCGCCGGCGTGGGGACCACCTTCCGGCTGATCACGCTGCCGCAGCTGCGCTCGGCGCTGCTGGCCGGCGGGATGCTCGCCTTCGCGCTCAGCTTCGACGAGATCATCGTGACCACCTTCACCGCCGGCGGCGGCGCCACCACGCTGCCGATCTGGATCCTCAACAACATGTTCCGGCCCAACCAGGCGCCCGTGGTCAACGTGGTCGCGGTGGTGCTGATCGTGTTCTCCATCGTGCCCGTCTGGCTGGCGCAACGCCTGTCCTCCGACCTCGACGCCGTCCGCTGAGCCCGCCCCGTCCCCCGTCCACCCGTCCCCGCCCACCCGTCCAGGAGCCCGCCATGACCCAGTACGCCGTCCGCAACCCCGCCACGGACGAGGTCGTCACCACCGTGCCGACCGCCACCGACGCCGAGGTCCGCGCCGCGGTCGACGCCGCCGCCGAGGCCTACGCGCGCTGGGGCCGGACCTCGTCGGTGGCCGAGCGGGCCGCGTGCCTGCGCCGGGTCGCCGAGCTGCACCTGGAGCGCCGCGCGGAGCTGGCGGCCACGATGGTGGAGGAGATGGGCAAGCCGCTGGACGACGCCGAGGGCGAGGTGGACTTCTCCGCCTCCATCCACGCCTACTACGCCGACAACGCCGAGCGGTTCCTCGCCGACGAGCCGATCGAGCTCAGCGAGGGCGAGGGCACCGCGCTGATCCGCCGGGCGCCCCTCGGCGTGCTGCTCGGGATCATGCCGTGGAACTTCCCCGCCTACCAGGTGGCCCGGTTCGCCGCGCCCAACCTGGCGGTGGGCAACACGATCGTGCTCAAGCACGCCCCGCAGTGCCCACGCTCGGCGGCGCTGCTGGCCGCGATCTTCGCCGACGCCGGCTTCCCCGAGGGCGCCTACGTCAACGTCTACGCCAGCAACGACCAGGTCGCCGACGTCATCGCCGACCCCCGCGTGCAGGGGGTCTCGCTGACCGGCTCCGAGCGCGCCGGCGCGGCCGTGGCCGAGATCGCCGGGCGCAACCTCAAGAAGGTGGTGCTCGAGCTGGGCGGCTCCGACCCGTTCCTGGTGCTGGGCAGCGACGACCTCGACGCCACCGTCGAGGCCGCGGTCGCGGCGCGGATGGAGAACACCGGCCAGGCCTGCAACGCCGGCAAGCGGTTCATCGTCGTCGACGAGCTGTACGACGACTTCGTGGCCCGGTTCACCTCCGCCCTGCTCGCGGCCAGTCCCGGCGCTCCCCTGTCCTCCACGACCGCCGCGACGCGGCTGGGCGAGCAGGTCGAGGCGGCCGTGGCCGGCGGTGCGCAGCTGGCCAGCGCCGGCCCCAGGGAGGGTGCCTTCCATCCGTCCGGGGTGCTGACCGGGGTCACCCCGGACAACCCGGTCTACCGCCAGGAGCTGTTCGGCCCGGTGGCGATGGTGTTCCGCGCCGCCGACGAGGACGACGCGGTGCGGCTCGCCAACGACACGCCGTACGGCCTGGGCTCCTACGTCTTCACCCCCGATGCCGAGCAGGCCCGCCGGGTGGCCGACCGGATCGACGCCGGGATGGTCTTCGTCAACGGGGTCGGGCTGGACGCCGCCGAGCTGCCCTTCGGCGGGGTGAAGCGCTCCGGGTTCGGTCGCGAGCTGGGGCGCTACGGCATGGAGGAGTTCGTGAACAAGAAGCTGATCCGCACCGTCTGAGGACCATTGGCAAAGCCGAGGGAAGGAGAGCGTCATGAGTGAGTCCGAGGAGACTGCCGTCGAACCTGCCCTGCCCCGCCAGCGGCGACTGGTCACCGCCGTGCCCGGTCCACGCTCGCTGGCGCTGTACGAGCGCAAGGACGCGGCGGTGAGCAGCGGCGTGGGCACGATGCTGCCGGTCTACGCGGTGCGCGCCGGGGGCGGCGTGCTGCTCGACGTGGACGGCAACGCGCTCATCGACCTCGGCTCCGGGATCGCGGTGACCACGGTCGGCAACGCCCACCCCCGGGTCGCGGCGGCGGTGGCGCAGCAGGCGTCCGCGTTCACGCACACCTGCTTCATGGTCACGCCGTACGAGGGCTACGTGGCCCTCTGCGAGGCGCTGGCGCGGCTGACCCCCGGGGACCACGACAAGCGCAGCGCGCTGTTCAACTCCGGCGCGGAGGCGGTGGAGAACGCGGTCAAGATCGCCCGCTCGCACACCCGCCGGCAGGCGGTGGCGGTCTTCGACCACGCCTACCACGGCCGGACCAACCTGACGATGGCGATGACTGCCAAGTCGATGCCCTACAAGCAGGGCTTCGGGCCGTTCGCCGCCGAGATCTACCGGGCGCCGATGTCCTACCCGTTCCGCGACGGGCTGGACGGCCCCGCCGCCGCGGCGCGGGCGATCGACGTGCTCAACCAACAGGTCGGCGCCGCGAACCTCGCCGCCGTGGTGATCGAGCCGATCCAGGGCGAGGGCGGGTTCGTGGTGCCCGCCCCCGGCTTCCTGCCCGCGCTGGCCGAGTGGTGCACGGCGAACGGGGTGGTGTTCGTCGCCGACGAGGTGCAGACCGGGTTCGCCCGCACCGGGGCGATGTTCGCGTGCGAGCACGAGGGCGTCGTACCGGACCTGGTGGCCACCGCGAAGGGCATCGCCGGCGGCCTGCCGCTGGCCGCGGTCACCGGGCGCGCGGAGATCATGAACGCCCCGCACGCCAGCGGCCTGGGCGGCACGTACGGCGGCAACCCGGTCGCGTGCGCCGCGGCGCTGGCCGTCATCGAGACGATCGAGGCCGACGGCCTGGTCGCGCGAGCCCAGGCGGTGGGGGCGCAGATGCTGGACCGGCTGCGCGCACGCCAGGCCCGGGACCCCCGCCTCGGCGACATCCGTGGACGCGGCGCGATGATCGCCGTGGAGCTGGTCGACCCGACCACGCGCGCCCCGGACGCCGCGCTGACCAAGCAGGTCGCCGCCGCCGCGCACGCCCAGGGCGTCATCCTGCTCAGCTGCGGCACCTGGAGCAACGTCCTGCGGTTCCTGCCGCCGCTGGACATCTCCGACGCGCTGCTCGCCGACGCCTTCGACGTGCTCGACGCGGTGCTCGACCAGGTCCCGGTCCCGACGGCCTGACACCGCGGAGGCAGCGCAGCACGGCGCAGGACGGCGCAGGACGGCGCAGGACGGCGCAGGGGCGCAGGGCCGCTCAGGCGGGCGCGAGCCAGCCCAGGTTGCGCGCCACCTGCTCCAGCACCCCGGAGACCCGCTCGGCCTCCGCGGGGTCGAGGTCACCGGTGGCGCGGTCGCTCACCGCGCGCACGGGTCCGTCCTGCAGCGCGGCGACGCGCTCCTCGCCGGCCGGGGTGAGCCGGTACTCGTCGGCACGCACCTCGGTCAACCCGTCGGAGACGAGACGGTCGAGGACACCACGGACGTCCCCGCCGGTGAGCGGGCCGAGCAGGGTGCCGGCCTCCTCGGCGCGGACACTGCCGAGCTGCAGGCGCGCCAGCACCGGCCAGGCGGCCCGGTCCAGACCGGCCGCCTCCACCGCGTCGGCGACCTGCTCATCGAGCAGCCGGTCGATCGTCCGAATCCAGTAAGCGAGTCCTCGGGGTGCGGTCATGGGTGCCCGGTACCCGCCCACAGCCGATCCGAGCCGGGCGACCGATAGCCTCGACCCATGCCCAGCGTGCGCCCGATCAGCCCGACCGAGCACCGCGAGCACCTCGCCACGCTTCCCTCCGCGAGCTTCTTGCAGACCCCCGGCTGGGGGAAGGTGAAGAGCGAGTGGCGCAGCGAGTCGCTCGGTTGGTTCGACGACGCCGGCGACCTGGTGGGCGTCGGCCTCGTGCTCTACCGCAAGCTGCCCAGGCTGAAGCGCTACCTGGCCTACCTGCCCGAGGGCCCGATCATCGACTGGACCGGTGACGACCTGGCCGGGTGGCTGGACCCGATGGTGGCCCACCTGCGCAAGCAGGGGGCGTTCGCCGTACGGATCGGGCCGCCGGTCGTCACCCGGCGCTGGTCCACCGCGCAGATCAAGGAGGGCATCGCCGACCCCGAGGTCCACCTGCTCAGCCAGGTGCCTCCCGTGGACCGCTCCGTCAAGGGCGCCCGCACCGTCGCCCAGCTGCACGAGCTCGGCTGGCGGTACCAGGGCGTCGTGGGCGGGTTCGCCGCCGGACAGCCGCAGTTCGTCTTCCAGGTCCCGCTGCGCAACGCCGACGGCACGCCCCGCACCGAGGACGAGGTGCTCAAGGGGATGAACCAGCTGTGGCGCCGCAACATCAAGCGCGCCGCCAAGGAGGGCGTCGAGGTCACCGTGGGCACGCGGGAGGACCTGCCGGCCTTCCACGAGCTCTACGTGCACACCGCACAGCGCGACCACTTCACGCCGCGGCCGCTGCGCTACTTCGAGACGATGCACGACGCGCTGCTGGAGGACAGTGACGAGCCGGACCGGTTCCGGCTCTGGCTGGCCCGCCACGACGGCGACCTGGTCGCCTCCACCATCTCGATCCGCGTCGGTGAGCACTCCTGGTACTCCTACGGCGCCTCCTCCACCGAGAAGCGGGAGGTCCGTGGCTCCAACGCCGTGCAGTGGGCGATGATCCGCGACGCGATCGCCGCCGGCGCCGCGGTCTACGACCTGCGCGGCATCACCGAGACCCTGGACGCCGACGACAGCCACGTCGGCCTGATCCAGTTCAAGGTCGGCACCGGCGGCGAGGCCGTGGAGTACGCCGGCGAGTGGGACCTGCCGATCAACCGTCCCCTCTACCGCGCCTTCCAGCTCTACCTCGCGAGGCGAGGATGATGGTGCCGAACAGGTCGACCACGAGGGGGTGGGGTCCGCGATGAGCCTGACGTTGAGGGTCGACGGGCCACGCTGGCGGGCCCACCTGGAGTCGGTCGCCGAGGCGACCCCGGGCCTGGTGCCGGTCGCGAAGGGCAACGGCTACGGGTTCACCAACGCCCGCCTGGCGCGCCGGGCACAGTGGCTGGCCGAGCGTGGCCACGACGTGCGCACGCTCGCGGTGGGCACCTACCTCGAGCTGCCCGACGTCGCCCAGCGCTGGTCCGGCGACCTGCTGGTGCTCACCCCGTGGCGGCCGTGGGTGCCGCTCCCCGAGCCCGAGGTGGCCCGCCGGCTGGTGCACACCGTCAGCCGGGCCGAGGACCTGCGCCTGCTGCTGGACGCCGACCCGCGCGCCCGCGTCGTGCTCGAGCGGATGACCTCGATGCGCCGCCACGGCATGAGCGCCCGCGAGCTGTGGGAGGCCGGCGACGTGCTGCGCCGCCACCCCGGTGCCCGCGTGGAGGGGCTGGCCCTGCACCTGCCGCTGGGC
This genomic window contains:
- a CDS encoding extracellular solute-binding protein, with the translated sequence MTTTFRRGRVALACLTLVAVSALAGCGEDDDKETEAVEKLGDPEGEVSILAWPGYVEDGSNDPKVDWVTPFEEETGCQVTSKVYGTSDEALNLAKSGEYDVIAASGDLSLRLIASDEAQEINTDLVPNYANVYDFLKDTEWNTVDGKNYGVPHGYGANLLMFDKKRFDKAPTSWGAVFEEEQLKPNKGKVTAYDSPIYIADAALYLMKTQPDLGIENPYALDQEQLDAAVDLLKTQRAYVGEYWSDYLKEIQAFETGDSVVGTTWQVIKNNVKNPDVEVVLPDEGATAWNDTWMLSSQAKSPNCAYAWMDYILSPEANAQATEYFGEAPNSPQACDKTTDPKHCETFHAGDEAYAERLWFWRTPVKECLDGRTDVECTDYAAWTQAWTEIKG
- a CDS encoding ABC transporter permease; protein product: MSAPSTAPTRAPAPAEVRGPVARPASRLLHRWVWLRLVLLLSAPLAWMVLVYVVALTALLITALWSVNSLTSEIDRTWTLENFRTLVENEVYRNVTLRTVGVALAVTVIDVTIALPIAFYMAKVASPRMRRILVVAVLTPLWASYLVKVFAWRVVLSEGGLLEWSGIANPGYGLGAVVIAQSYIWLPYVILPIFAALDRVPDSLLEAAGDLGAPAGMVIRTIVLPLLVPGIVAGAIFSFSLTMGDYITVNIVGGTSQMLGNLVFLNAGAANNLPLAAAIAMIPIVVMIVLLTAIRRTGALENL
- a CDS encoding ABC transporter permease, which produces MNLSAPARRLLAALTFGVLALVYLPLLVVVANSVNANQSMTWPPSGLTLEWWRRAADSSGAREALLTSLQVAAVATCIALVLGTLLALALQRYSFFGKHTVNLLVILPIALPGVVTGIALNNGFRAIMGVDLSLWTIVVAHATFCIVTVFNNVQARLRRLGTSLEEASADLGAGVGTTFRLITLPQLRSALLAGGMLAFALSFDEIIVTTFTAGGGATTLPIWILNNMFRPNQAPVVNVVAVVLIVFSIVPVWLAQRLSSDLDAVR
- a CDS encoding NAD-dependent succinate-semialdehyde dehydrogenase produces the protein MTQYAVRNPATDEVVTTVPTATDAEVRAAVDAAAEAYARWGRTSSVAERAACLRRVAELHLERRAELAATMVEEMGKPLDDAEGEVDFSASIHAYYADNAERFLADEPIELSEGEGTALIRRAPLGVLLGIMPWNFPAYQVARFAAPNLAVGNTIVLKHAPQCPRSAALLAAIFADAGFPEGAYVNVYASNDQVADVIADPRVQGVSLTGSERAGAAVAEIAGRNLKKVVLELGGSDPFLVLGSDDLDATVEAAVAARMENTGQACNAGKRFIVVDELYDDFVARFTSALLAASPGAPLSSTTAATRLGEQVEAAVAGGAQLASAGPREGAFHPSGVLTGVTPDNPVYRQELFGPVAMVFRAADEDDAVRLANDTPYGLGSYVFTPDAEQARRVADRIDAGMVFVNGVGLDAAELPFGGVKRSGFGRELGRYGMEEFVNKKLIRTV
- the gabT gene encoding 4-aminobutyrate--2-oxoglutarate transaminase, which produces MSESEETAVEPALPRQRRLVTAVPGPRSLALYERKDAAVSSGVGTMLPVYAVRAGGGVLLDVDGNALIDLGSGIAVTTVGNAHPRVAAAVAQQASAFTHTCFMVTPYEGYVALCEALARLTPGDHDKRSALFNSGAEAVENAVKIARSHTRRQAVAVFDHAYHGRTNLTMAMTAKSMPYKQGFGPFAAEIYRAPMSYPFRDGLDGPAAAARAIDVLNQQVGAANLAAVVIEPIQGEGGFVVPAPGFLPALAEWCTANGVVFVADEVQTGFARTGAMFACEHEGVVPDLVATAKGIAGGLPLAAVTGRAEIMNAPHASGLGGTYGGNPVACAAALAVIETIEADGLVARAQAVGAQMLDRLRARQARDPRLGDIRGRGAMIAVELVDPTTRAPDAALTKQVAAAAHAQGVILLSCGTWSNVLRFLPPLDISDALLADAFDVLDAVLDQVPVPTA
- a CDS encoding MarR family winged helix-turn-helix transcriptional regulator, with the protein product MTAPRGLAYWIRTIDRLLDEQVADAVEAAGLDRAAWPVLARLQLGSVRAEEAGTLLGPLTGGDVRGVLDRLVSDGLTEVRADEYRLTPAGEERVAALQDGPVRAVSDRATGDLDPAEAERVSGVLEQVARNLGWLAPA
- a CDS encoding lipid II:glycine glycyltransferase FemX; translation: MPSVRPISPTEHREHLATLPSASFLQTPGWGKVKSEWRSESLGWFDDAGDLVGVGLVLYRKLPRLKRYLAYLPEGPIIDWTGDDLAGWLDPMVAHLRKQGAFAVRIGPPVVTRRWSTAQIKEGIADPEVHLLSQVPPVDRSVKGARTVAQLHELGWRYQGVVGGFAAGQPQFVFQVPLRNADGTPRTEDEVLKGMNQLWRRNIKRAAKEGVEVTVGTREDLPAFHELYVHTAQRDHFTPRPLRYFETMHDALLEDSDEPDRFRLWLARHDGDLVASTISIRVGEHSWYSYGASSTEKREVRGSNAVQWAMIRDAIAAGAAVYDLRGITETLDADDSHVGLIQFKVGTGGEAVEYAGEWDLPINRPLYRAFQLYLARRG